A region of Corynebacterium glucuronolyticum DSM 44120 DNA encodes the following proteins:
- a CDS encoding LGFP repeat-containing protein has protein sequence MKTTTVKKLTALTATAMLGLGLAACSPAHENPASSEAVESADAKASEAQEAREEGAKVTETNVTTGTVTETATAESANGAAGAEVATTTLTDANGNEVKVPEAIADKYEALGGAESKLGHVNDVKDYGQNRWLATFEREGYNHYLAYTPETGAVLIHGEIAKQWLNAGAFDSSVAAPTDEEVALTDGSGWEQAFQNGSISWVKDAAGAFTADVETK, from the coding sequence TTGAAGACGACGACTGTTAAGAAGCTCACCGCTCTCACCGCTACCGCTATGCTCGGCCTCGGTCTGGCTGCATGCTCCCCGGCCCACGAGAACCCCGCTTCCAGTGAGGCTGTTGAGTCCGCCGATGCGAAGGCATCTGAAGCACAGGAGGCTCGCGAAGAGGGTGCTAAGGTGACCGAGACCAACGTCACTACGGGTACGGTCACGGAGACCGCCACCGCTGAAAGTGCAAACGGTGCCGCAGGCGCTGAGGTCGCAACGACTACTCTGACCGATGCTAATGGCAACGAGGTCAAGGTCCCCGAGGCTATCGCTGACAAATACGAGGCACTGGGTGGCGCTGAGTCCAAGCTCGGCCACGTCAATGATGTCAAGGACTACGGACAGAATCGCTGGCTGGCAACCTTCGAGCGCGAGGGTTACAACCACTACCTGGCTTACACCCCCGAGACCGGTGCGGTTCTCATCCACGGCGAGATCGCAAAGCAGTGGCTGAACGCTGGTGCTTTCGACTCGAGCGTTGCTGCTCCGACCGACGAGGAAGTTGCTCTCACTGACGGCTCCGGCTGGGAGCAGGCCTTCCAGAACGGTTCCATCTCGTGGGTGAAGGATGCAGCAGGTGCCTTCACTGCTGACGTCGAGACCAAGTAA
- a CDS encoding PhoH family protein: protein MVSLTRTPHTSPAASPTSTGQTGKSSEDPAHDGHLPTPTTSYVLDTSVLLSDPWALRKFAEHDVVVPLVVIGELEQKRHHPELGWYAREALRFLEDLRHTYGRLDQPIPVSKEGGTVRVELNHQDPSILPSAFAKDFQNDHRILACALNLQKEGHRVTLVTKDIPLRVKAGAVGLEADEYHAQDVVSSGYTGMAHAEVDRATIDTIYRDGVVEVDAIDTVSEEYVADLPVHCGISLTSGSTSALGRLTPHGLVRLVRGDQQAFGISGRSAEQRIALDLLSDESVGIVSIGGRAGTGKSALALCAGLESVLERRQHKRIVVFRPLYSVGGQNLGYLPGSEDEKMNPWAQAVYDTLEGLVSDNVLEEVESRGLLEVLPLTHIRGRSLHDSFVIVDEAQSLERNVLLTVLSRLGKNSRVVLTHDVAQRDNLRVGRHDGVQAVIEKLKGHDLFAHITLTRSERSPIAELVTDLLERH, encoded by the coding sequence ATGGTTTCACTAACCCGCACCCCGCATACATCACCTGCCGCGAGCCCGACCTCGACGGGGCAAACCGGAAAGTCCTCCGAGGACCCTGCACATGACGGCCACCTCCCAACCCCGACAACCTCGTATGTGTTGGATACATCAGTGCTGCTCTCTGACCCGTGGGCGTTGCGAAAGTTCGCTGAGCATGATGTCGTTGTCCCCCTCGTGGTGATCGGTGAGTTGGAGCAGAAACGCCATCACCCGGAGCTTGGCTGGTATGCGCGCGAGGCACTGCGCTTCCTTGAGGATCTTCGTCACACCTACGGTCGGCTTGACCAGCCGATACCGGTGAGCAAGGAGGGTGGCACCGTCCGCGTGGAGTTGAATCACCAGGACCCCTCTATTCTTCCCTCTGCTTTCGCCAAGGATTTCCAAAACGATCACCGGATTCTCGCCTGTGCCCTGAATCTGCAGAAAGAAGGCCACCGGGTGACGTTGGTAACGAAGGATATTCCGCTGCGCGTGAAAGCAGGCGCAGTGGGACTCGAAGCCGACGAATATCACGCCCAGGATGTCGTCTCATCGGGGTATACGGGAATGGCACACGCAGAAGTCGACCGCGCCACGATTGACACCATTTATCGCGACGGCGTGGTGGAGGTCGACGCGATCGACACAGTGTCAGAGGAGTACGTCGCGGATCTTCCCGTCCACTGTGGTATCTCGCTGACATCGGGCAGCACCTCGGCTCTGGGGCGCCTGACACCCCACGGTCTGGTGCGGCTTGTCCGAGGCGACCAACAGGCGTTCGGTATTTCTGGACGTTCTGCTGAGCAGAGGATTGCGCTCGATTTGCTTTCCGACGAGTCGGTGGGCATCGTCTCCATCGGAGGTCGCGCAGGCACGGGCAAATCAGCGCTGGCGCTGTGTGCAGGGTTGGAAAGTGTTCTCGAGCGACGGCAACATAAGCGGATTGTCGTCTTTAGGCCGCTCTACTCCGTCGGCGGACAAAATCTGGGCTATCTCCCCGGTTCGGAGGACGAGAAAATGAACCCGTGGGCGCAGGCCGTCTATGACACCTTGGAGGGGCTGGTGTCCGACAACGTGTTGGAGGAAGTCGAGTCCCGAGGCCTGCTAGAGGTGCTGCCCCTCACGCATATTCGTGGCAGAAGCCTACATGACAGCTTCGTCATCGTGGACGAGGCGCAGTCGTTGGAGCGCAACGTCCTGCTCACCGTTCTCTCCAGGTTGGGCAAAAATTCCCGGGTCGTTCTCACCCACGATGTAGCCCAGCGTGACAACCTCCGCGTGGGTCGCCACGATGGCGTCCAGGCAGTGATCGAGAAGCTGAAGGGGCATGACCTCTTCGCACACATCACGCTGACCCGTTCAGAACGATCGCCCATTGCAGAGCTTGTTACAGATCTTCTAGAACGCCATTAG
- a CDS encoding MDR family MFS transporter: protein MVNEQQETESVANHSDNRRVWFAFIALMLTMLMSSLGSMIFSTALPTIVGDLGGVELMSWVITSFMLAQTIAMPIFGKLSDQMSRKYLLIGVIAVFIVGSIVGGFAQSMTMLIIARLIQGAAGGGLMILSQAITAEVVSARDRGKYMGIMGAVFGVSSVLGPVLGGWFTDGPGWRWGLWLNVPLGLIAIAGIVYFLHNSGSHSRVNVDVWGILTMAVATSTLILMSTWGGNTYEWSDPIIIGLGISAVVFYVLFFFVERKVSAPLVPPSVFEVRNFNLTTLAGIATGVFMFGTLAYLPTYMQMVHMMTPTKAGLMMTPMMVGLLMTSTLVGNLVTRYGRYKWFPVVSMVGTFFAMVVLSFMEPDTPLWVVGIMLLALGAVLGIGVQILVLIVQNSFSLNLVGTATAANNFFRQIGGTLGSALVGGLFTGSLKDRLEGKLPQAIAQLPPEAQQQMAQAGGGFTDKLTPSMLAQLPEVIQTTIQQSYSDALTPIFLVLSPLALVAALILAFVKEEPLKTEIA from the coding sequence GTGGTAAACGAACAACAAGAAACAGAAAGTGTAGCGAACCATTCCGATAACCGGCGGGTGTGGTTCGCCTTCATCGCCCTGATGCTCACCATGTTGATGAGCTCCTTGGGATCGATGATCTTCTCCACCGCCCTGCCCACCATTGTGGGCGACTTGGGCGGCGTCGAGCTCATGAGCTGGGTCATTACCTCCTTCATGCTGGCACAGACAATTGCCATGCCGATCTTTGGCAAGCTGTCCGATCAGATGTCTAGGAAGTACCTGCTCATCGGCGTAATCGCCGTGTTCATTGTCGGATCGATTGTCGGCGGTTTCGCCCAGTCGATGACAATGCTCATCATCGCCCGGCTCATTCAGGGTGCTGCCGGTGGCGGTCTCATGATCCTGTCGCAGGCCATCACAGCCGAGGTTGTCTCCGCACGTGATCGTGGTAAGTACATGGGCATCATGGGTGCCGTGTTCGGTGTGAGCTCCGTGCTTGGCCCCGTGCTCGGTGGCTGGTTCACCGACGGTCCGGGCTGGCGTTGGGGCCTGTGGCTCAATGTCCCGCTGGGCCTCATTGCCATTGCAGGCATCGTTTACTTCCTGCATAACAGCGGCTCCCACAGCCGCGTCAACGTAGACGTCTGGGGCATCCTCACTATGGCTGTGGCCACCTCGACCCTCATCCTGATGTCCACGTGGGGGGGTAACACCTACGAATGGTCCGACCCGATCATCATCGGTCTCGGCATCAGCGCGGTAGTTTTCTACGTTCTGTTCTTCTTTGTCGAGCGAAAGGTAAGCGCCCCCCTCGTACCGCCGTCGGTATTCGAGGTCCGCAACTTTAATCTCACCACCCTGGCGGGTATCGCCACAGGCGTGTTTATGTTCGGCACCCTCGCCTACCTACCTACGTACATGCAGATGGTGCACATGATGACCCCGACTAAGGCGGGCCTCATGATGACCCCGATGATGGTTGGCTTGCTCATGACGTCGACACTGGTGGGCAACTTGGTTACTCGCTATGGTCGCTACAAGTGGTTCCCTGTTGTCAGCATGGTCGGAACGTTCTTCGCCATGGTTGTCCTCAGCTTCATGGAACCAGACACGCCACTATGGGTTGTCGGCATCATGCTTCTGGCACTCGGCGCAGTGCTCGGTATCGGTGTGCAGATCCTCGTGCTCATTGTGCAGAATTCCTTCTCCCTGAACTTGGTGGGAACAGCTACCGCCGCGAACAACTTCTTCCGGCAGATCGGTGGCACGCTTGGTTCCGCACTCGTCGGTGGTCTCTTCACGGGTTCGCTGAAAGATCGCCTGGAGGGGAAGCTGCCACAGGCCATCGCACAGCTTCCGCCTGAGGCCCAGCAGCAGATGGCGCAGGCCGGAGGCGGATTCACGGATAAGCTCACTCCGAGTATGCTGGCACAGCTGCCCGAGGTCATTCAGACTACTATTCAGCAGAGCTACTCCGACGCGCTGACTCCTATCTTCCTCGTCCTGTCGCCCCTCGCACTTGTCGCCGCTCTGATTCTTGCTTTTGTTAAGGAAGAACCACTGAAGACAGAAATTGCTTAG